In Deltaproteobacteria bacterium, the genomic window CGTTTGATCCCTCCCGACAAGATAGGAGTCGATATTGGGCCAGCCACGATCCAAAAATATCAGGAGAGACTCGCAAAGGGGCGTACAATATTTTGGAACGGCCCCATGGGGATCTTTGAGGAGCCTCTTTTTGCGGAAGGGACACGCCAAATCGCCGCGTCGATCGCCAAGCCCGGTATCACGTCTGTCGTGGGGGGGGGGGAGAGTGTCACTGCCTGTCGCCAAGCGGGCGTCGGAGAGCAGATAACCCATCTCTCAACGGGTGGTGGAGCGATGCTGGAGTTTGTTGAGGGGAAGCTGTTACCCGGCCTCAAGGCATTGGAGAGTTAGGCATGAACCGTTTGATTATTGTTGCTAATTGGAAAATGAATGGGACGGTGTCGGAGACTCTCAAGATGATTACCGAGTTGAGTCACCGTCTTGAGAAGCAAACGATTGCCGAAGTGGTGATCGCCCCGCCGTTCACATCGCTTTATTCGGCGCAAATTGTCCTGCAGGAGACGAGCTTCAAGCTGGCGGCCCAAAATTGCCACTGGGAGCATGAAGGGGCTTACACCGGAGAGGTTTCACCCGATTTCTTGAGAGAGATCGGGTGCAGTCACGTCATTGTGGGACATTCGGAGAGAAGACGCTATTTTGGCGAGACCGATGAGATGGTGGGACGAAAGATCCAGACCGCGCTTGCCTCTGAACTGACCCCGATCTTTTGTATTGGTGAGACAAAAGAGGAACGATCCAGTGGAAGGACCGAGGCTGTTCTGGAGCAACAGATCAAAAAGGGGCTTCAGGGTCTTCCGATGGGGGATATCAAAGATTTGATTATTGCTTATGAGCCGGTTTGGGCGATTGGCACCGGAGAGACGGCAGCCCAGGAGCAGATTGAGAAAGAGCATAGTTACATCCGCAATCTTATTGCTCGGGCCTACGATGCCCCGACGGCGAACAGGATCCCACTTCTTTACGGGGGAAGTGTGAACAGTGACAACATCAAGAAGATTGTTGAGACGCGGAACGTTGACGGTGTTCTGGTGGGAGGGGCGAGTCTTTCACTTGAAAAATTTGTCAAAATGATCCGGCTCGCGGAATCGAGGGAGGTTCACTGATGCATCTTGTCTTGACGATTTTACACTTCATTCTCTGTTTTATCTTGATCGGCGTTATCCTTCTCCAGGCTGGCAAAGGGGCCGATATCGGGGCTGCCTTTGGTGCTGGTGGTTCACAAACCGTCTTTGGTCCGCGCGGGGCGACCACTTTCCTAAGCAAGATGACAGCGGCCGTTGCCATCCTCTTTCTGTTGACCTCTATCACACTGGCTCGCATGGCAAGACAGGGACCGGGTGGAAGTGTGCTGGAAAAGTATCCGGCCAAGACCGAGGTTCAGACTCCACAGACTGCCCCTCAGGAAGCTCCTTCGGCGAATGTTCCTCAACCGACGGATTCCAATGAAAAGAAATAATTACGGTTGGTGATTTTGTGCCGGGGGCGGGACTCGAACCCGCACGGATTGCTCCATACGCCCCTCAAACGTACGTGTCTGCCAATTCCACCACCCCGGCCAGAATTAGATTCACTTTATCTGTTAGAGGGGTTTTCTTGTCAACGTTGGCCTTCAAAACCCCCCAAACCGCTAATCCTTCCGATACTCGAGTCGAATAATGATTTTTTTAGTCTCACCAGCGACGAGGTCGAATTTTGACTTCTTGAAACTCGGAGCCTTCAACGTTACCTTCTGATCATTTGAAAAACCAACTCCCTCTTTTGGAAATCCGAGGCCGGTACGGTCAACCTTTCTGTTGGCATTGACGTCGTGGAGGACGGAGACCGCATAGTCGTCCGGAGGGAGACCTTCGAAGTTGAAGGTTAAACTACCTTCTCCTTTTTCATAGGGGATCCACTCTGTTTCATAGGCATATTCGAGGTGGGTCGGATAACCTTTCACGCTCTCAAACAGGGCAACGCCAACCTCTCCTTTCTTATTTTTGATTCCTGTCACCTCCACTTCAAGGGTTGCCGAGTTATCACCAAAAACAGGAGAGGCCATAAGAAAAATGAGGATAACGCCTGATAAGAATAATCTCTCTCGTGTCATTGACACCCCCTTTTCTTATCTTTATTGACAGCGCGAAGTAATTTTTCA contains:
- a CDS encoding triose-phosphate isomerase → MNRLIIVANWKMNGTVSETLKMITELSHRLEKQTIAEVVIAPPFTSLYSAQIVLQETSFKLAAQNCHWEHEGAYTGEVSPDFLREIGCSHVIVGHSERRRYFGETDEMVGRKIQTALASELTPIFCIGETKEERSSGRTEAVLEQQIKKGLQGLPMGDIKDLIIAYEPVWAIGTGETAAQEQIEKEHSYIRNLIARAYDAPTANRIPLLYGGSVNSDNIKKIVETRNVDGVLVGGASLSLEKFVKMIRLAESREVH
- a CDS encoding DUF2141 domain-containing protein, which translates into the protein MTRERLFLSGVILIFLMASPVFGDNSATLEVEVTGIKNKKGEVGVALFESVKGYPTHLEYAYETEWIPYEKGEGSLTFNFEGLPPDDYAVSVLHDVNANRKVDRTGLGFPKEGVGFSNDQKVTLKAPSFKKSKFDLVAGETKKIIIRLEYRKD
- the secG gene encoding preprotein translocase subunit SecG; translation: MHLVLTILHFILCFILIGVILLQAGKGADIGAAFGAGGSQTVFGPRGATTFLSKMTAAVAILFLLTSITLARMARQGPGGSVLEKYPAKTEVQTPQTAPQEAPSANVPQPTDSNEKK